GATTTTCCATAAACCTTTTGACAAAGTTGATTGAAACTTCCACTCGAGATCCCCATCTCTTTTGCATAATAAGAAGTTGTTTTTTGATCTTTGAAATTGGTTTCTAATAACTTAAAAAAATCCCATAACTTAGAATCGATTGTAATTTTGTCTGTGAATGATGTATTGAATTCTTTTAGAGATTGTTGCAAGACCAATTGGATTAAAAGGTAAGTCAAAGAAGAGTTTGGTTTTGTATTCTTTTCACCAAGTAGTCTTTCAAAATCGTTTTTTAATTGTTCTGCATCTTGGATTGCTAGTTTAGAATTTTCATTTCCCGGTTGGAAAAAGGGATAGTTTTGAAAACTGGTAACTTGCCCACCATGTTCGGAGAGGTAATCTGGATAAATTTTGAGAGCAAAACCTTTAACAGGTTTGGAAAAAGTCCAAGAATGTACTTGGCCCGGCCGTAAGAAAAATAGGGAATTTTTTTC
This genomic window from Leptospira brenneri contains:
- a CDS encoding AraC family transcriptional regulator, yielding MIQSEIKNIPMIHLTDVHNDDTNPYFYVGRLEELPNEFQEFDSSHRHSYYALFYFTEGTGTHSIDFQSHTIEKNSLFFLRPGQVHSWTFSKPVKGFALKIYPDYLSEHGGQVTSFQNYPFFQPGNENSKLAIQDAEQLKNDFERLLGEKNTKPNSSLTYLLIQLVLQQSLKEFNTSFTDKITIDSKLWDFFKLLETNFKDQKTTSYYAKEMGISSGSFNQLCQKVYGKSAKAIIQERLVLEIKRLLLHSDLNINQIALTLGFSDNSYFSKFFKAHTNISPENFRLSKRKLP